AGCGAAGGAAAACCGCTATCCCTTTTTACACGCTGATTTCTTTCCGTTTACTCGAAGAAGGAATGTTTAGTTCTTCCTGGTACTTGCTAATCGTCCATCTTGATATCGTGATTCCTTTTTCCTTGTTGAAGTATTCAGCAATTTTTTGATCATTCAATCGCATTTCATTAACAAGATCAAAAAACGCACCTCAATTGTTAGACACAAATCTAACAATTGGAGATGCTTTTCTTCAAGGATCACTTCATCTCTGGATTTACAAATGCATCCCGGTCCACTGCCAATAAGTAAAGTAGAATAACATCATGACTAGTATATAAAGAGGCATTAATATCGCGCTGATTTTTAATAGATTGCTAGCATTATATGAAATATTTCCTTCCTCATAAAAGAGAAGCAATGCCTTAGAGCTGACTGGAACTGTAACACAATAGTTCATACCTATTAAACTTAAAAAAACAACAGTTGAAGGATTAACGCCTATTGTTTCGCTAAATAATAATAAACCTGGAATAAAGACGATTGCACGTGTTGTGTGTGATGTTATATACAAATGGCTTGTCACAGTTACAATTAAAATAATTAACACAATGAGCCATTCCGGAGCACCTACAAACAAATGCAATACGTTTAGCATTTCTTTTTCAATCCATTTGACTATACCTGTATCAACCAACACCTTTCCAAGTGCAGTTGCTGCAGCAACAAATATAATCAGGTTCCAGGATACTGAACTTATGCCTTGTTTCCAACTAATGATTCCGTAATTCGGCACCATCATTAAAATTGCGCCTATCATTGTAATAAACGCTATGTCATAGCCATGTATGCTTTCTGTCATCCAACCCACTATTAAAAACAAAATCAGTATTATCGTCTTTTTCTCTTTTCCATTTATTTGTTTTTTGTACAGGATTTTTTCTTCTGGCGGTATGTTTTCTATTTCTTTCAATTCACCTCTTGGCCACAACGTCCATTTTATTAAAAGAACTGAAAGTATTGTAATGGCGATAGCGAATGGTACTCCCCATATAAACCATTGAATATAGGAGATGCTTTGATCAACAGTGCTTTCAAGTAAAGCTATTCCGATTAAATGAGAGCCTGCCCCAATTAAAGTAGCAGACGTACTCATTAATATGATAACAGGTGCTAAAATAGCTAGAACATTTCGTTCCTTAGTCGAAAACCTTTGACTCATCTGATCAATGATTGGCATTGATAAAGCTGCCCGGCCAGATGTAGAAGGAATGAAAAATGCTGATGTAAATAACAATGAACTTAATCCAAAGAGCATATTGTTTTTGTTGGTAGACTTTCTCAATATTGAATGGGTTAAACGTTCTGCTAACCCGGATACTTTAACTGCTTCACCAATGATAAAAGCACCTATCATGAGCCACACAACTTCTTCAGAAAGTGAATGATATAACAAATCCGGTTCTGCTGCATTCATTAAAATTATGAACGCAATGAGGGCTATTGCTACAAATCCAGCTGGAATTTTAGTTGCGATCCATAACGTCATTGCTGATAAGAATGCAAATAAGGATATTTTTGCATGGTAGTCTAATGCGCCAATTAATAAGACCGCGATCATGAATAGAAGATGCAGACTAATAATTACTTTTGAACTTACCGATAATTGTTGAATCCAAGACTGAATACGGGTTTGCTTATACACATTTCTTTCCATTCTTGTTCCCATTTTTATGACACGCTTTCTTTAAATTTCATTCTTTGTGCAACGCCTAAGCCAATCGAGACTTGTCGTAATACTGACTCCGTACTCTCTTCTATCCATTTTGGTGCATTTTGTATTGCCTCTTCCAAAGAAGTTGGTTTTTGAATAATACTGCAATATGCATCGATGCCTGCATGATAATTTAAATCTGCCCCTTTACCAATGGTTCCGGTAATCGCAATGACCGGGATGTTATTTTTTTTCGCAATACGCGCAACTTCAGCTGGGATTTTCCCATTTGGCGTTTGAAAATCCAAGCTACCTTCAGCAGTGAATACAATATCGGCTGTTGAAATTTTTTCTTCTATACTTATGTAGTCCATAATAATATCGAATCGTGGATGTAACATGGCTCCCGTAAATGCAATGAGTCCTGCACCTAATCCGCCAGATGCCCCGCTGCCTGGCAGTGAACGAACATCTATCCCAAGCGTTTCTTGAATTAAAGCTGCATAGTGTTCTAGCGCTGATGATAGCTGTTCAACTTGCTTCGGAGACGCTCCTTTTTGAGGACCAAATATACGGGCAACGCCTTCTTCTCCACATAAAATATTTTTCCAGTTACACGCCACATTAATAGAAACATCATGTAATCGTCTATCTATATGAGTCGTCACGATAGAATCCACCTTCATCAAATCTTCTCCGCCGTCGATATCGACGATTTGTCGCTCTTTATCAAAAAAATGAACGCCTAATGCTTGCGCCATTCCTGCTCCACCATCTGATGTACCTGAATCTCCACAGCCGATCAATATATTGTCAATACCTAAATCAAGCGCGGCAATAATTAACTCTCCTACACCATAGGTAGTTGTTTTTAAAGGGTTTCTTTGATTACGCGGGACTAGTTTTAATCCAGACACAGCTGCCATTTCAATGACAGCAGTCCGTTTACCATTCTCCACAAAAATCCCGAAATGACTTTCGATTTTTTCACCGACGGGCCCTGTCACTTTTTTATTAATTAATTCTCCACCTTTTATGTTAACAATCGTCTTCGCAAATCCTTCTCCACCATCAATCATCGGGATAACATCCATATCGATAGTCTGATTAACGCGTCTCACGCCACGTTCCATTGCTAAAGCAACTTCCTCAGCATCTAGACACTCTTTAAATCCCGATGGCACGATTACAATTTTCATATTAAATTCCCTCCAACAATACTTTGATTAGTTTCTAAGTTACTATCCAAAAATTAGAAACTGATGAGGGAATCATTAAGAATCAGGTAGGAAATCAATGAGAATTATGAGAGAGTTCTTGGATCTGATAAATTCCACCTGTAAATCTGCGTCTGGGTAGTATTTTTCAATTGCAATAGGGGGGCTATTGGCAGCGGATATATTCTCAAACACTTGTTTGATAAATATAGAACTAATGCTTAGAAGATAAAAAAATAGCCTTTCATCAATTCACTGAATTGATGAAAGGCCATACTACTTTAACTATGCACTTGATGCATCAATGTTAACCGAGTCTTTCTTAATTCACTCCAAAGATTTCGCGTTCATTTATAGGCTGAACAGGACGTTGGTTATCAGGGAAAATTTGCTGATATGCTTGAATTTGTTCTTTTGACATTTCAATCGGCTCTTCGAAAACAGTCCATTTTACTTTTTCTGCACAAGGTGGTGTCGTTAATGAACCGTTGTAATGGAAAGAT
This genomic window from Sporosarcina sp. Marseille-Q4063 contains:
- a CDS encoding glycerate kinase; protein product: MKIVIVPSGFKECLDAEEVALAMERGVRRVNQTIDMDVIPMIDGGEGFAKTIVNIKGGELINKKVTGPVGEKIESHFGIFVENGKRTAVIEMAAVSGLKLVPRNQRNPLKTTTYGVGELIIAALDLGIDNILIGCGDSGTSDGGAGMAQALGVHFFDKERQIVDIDGGEDLMKVDSIVTTHIDRRLHDVSINVACNWKNILCGEEGVARIFGPQKGASPKQVEQLSSALEHYAALIQETLGIDVRSLPGSGASGGLGAGLIAFTGAMLHPRFDIIMDYISIEEKISTADIVFTAEGSLDFQTPNGKIPAEVARIAKKNNIPVIAITGTIGKGADLNYHAGIDAYCSIIQKPTSLEEAIQNAPKWIEESTESVLRQVSIGLGVAQRMKFKESVS
- a CDS encoding SLC13 family permease codes for the protein MERNVYKQTRIQSWIQQLSVSSKVIISLHLLFMIAVLLIGALDYHAKISLFAFLSAMTLWIATKIPAGFVAIALIAFIILMNAAEPDLLYHSLSEEVVWLMIGAFIIGEAVKVSGLAERLTHSILRKSTNKNNMLFGLSSLLFTSAFFIPSTSGRAALSMPIIDQMSQRFSTKERNVLAILAPVIILMSTSATLIGAGSHLIGIALLESTVDQSISYIQWFIWGVPFAIAITILSVLLIKWTLWPRGELKEIENIPPEEKILYKKQINGKEKKTIILILFLIVGWMTESIHGYDIAFITMIGAILMMVPNYGIISWKQGISSVSWNLIIFVAAATALGKVLVDTGIVKWIEKEMLNVLHLFVGAPEWLIVLIILIVTVTSHLYITSHTTRAIVFIPGLLLFSETIGVNPSTVVFLSLIGMNYCVTVPVSSKALLLFYEEGNISYNASNLLKISAILMPLYILVMMLFYFTYWQWTGMHL